In one Solanum dulcamara chromosome 1, daSolDulc1.2, whole genome shotgun sequence genomic region, the following are encoded:
- the LOC129895191 gene encoding glycosyltransferase family 92 protein RCOM_0530710-like: protein MAGKVPIFLFFITSIFFFATLYHLYLRDSISDVSSVVEENYLRLTDPPPPPKITTITISSPPPKITITTISSKKTDNLAIHENISSPITPFQIPPLPGPISSVSILMPDWEVFVIVSPDYTPLISHHDSYICVHETGEISPAIPAGELLYPVRSLFKCEFPRRTRRRLPFKQPILMKSSENKNVTPPSTMTELLRWTFLVYDSLTTDDDIVLFVKGLNNRQGINREPNEFSCIFGYGGNKVIRTNVTSSIQEVFRCNRPDPTVFEGEGISISLEIVLPVPVVVPSVAYYNPPRKLESNEKLERARLCACTMVYNVGKFLKEWILYHSKIGVEKFLLYDNASDDDLYRIVDELVQDGYDVKTYFWVWPKTQEAGFSHSTIYAKDSCSWIMYIDVDEFVYSPLWSNLSLPSESLLHSLLPNPKNIQDPLLDKRQVAEISIPCYEFGPSNMTVHPITGVTQGYNCRRKFENRHKSIVLLDAVDHSLLNMIHHFILKQGYKGKKVSVHDMTVNHYKFQAWPEFKAKFRRRVSAYVVDWTKELNPRSKDRTPGLGFSPVEPKGWPLKFCEVYDNGLKDLTRRWFELKSSPTPLHYRMAWQR, encoded by the coding sequence ATGGCTGGAAAAGTTCCTATATTCCTTTTCTTTATCACTTCAATTTTCTTCTTTGCTACCCTTTATCACCTTTACCTTCGTGATTCTATCTCCGACGTCTCCTCCGTCGTTGAAGAAAATTATCTCCGACTTACTGATCCCCCACCTCCACCGAAAATCACCACCATTACTATCTCCTCCCCACCCCCGAAAATCACCATCACTACTATCTCCTCAAAAAAAACTGATAACCTCGCAATCCATGAAAATATCTCTTCACCTATAACTCCTTTTCAAATTCCACCGTTACCAGGTCCGATTTCATCTGTATCCATTCTAATGCCTGATTGGGAAGTATTCGTTATTGTCTCTCCCGATTATACCCCTCTAATTTCTCATCACGATTCTTATATTTGTGTACACGAAACAGGAGAAATTTCGCCGGCGATCCCTGCCGGCGAGCTCCTGTATCCGGTTCGGTCTTTGTTCAAATGCGAGTTTCCGAGGAGAACTCGCCGGAGATTGCCGTTTAAACAACCCATATTGATGAAATCGTCTGAAAATAAGAATGTTACGCCGCCGTCAACGATGACAGAGTTGTTGCGGTGGACGTTTCTCGTTTACGATTCGCTAACGACAGATGACGACATTGTTTTGTTTGTTAAAGGGTTGAATAATCGCCAAGGAATTAACAGAGAACCCAATGAATTTAGCTGTATTTTCGGTTACGGGGGAAATAAGGTAATTAGAACCAATGTGACAAGTTCAATACAAGAAGTTTTTCGATGTAACCGGCCTGATCCAACTGTTTTTGAAGGAGAGGGAATATCAATCTCTCTTGAAATTGTACTTCCTGTTCCGGTGGTTGTACCTTCTGTGGCATATTACAACCCGCCACGAAAATTGGAAAGTAACGAGAAGTTAGAGAGAGCTCGTCTTTGTGCATGTACCATGGTGTATAATGTTGGTAAATTCTTAAAAGAATGGATAttgtatcattcaaaaattggTGTCGAAAAATTCCTATTATACGACAATGCTAGTGATGATGATTTATACAGAATTGTCGATGAGCTTGTTCAGGATGGTTATGATGTGAAAACTTATTTTTGGGTATGGCCTAAAACTCAAGAAGCTGGTTTTTCGCATAGTACAATTTATGCTAAGGATTCATGTTCATGGATAATGTACATTGATGTGGATGAATTTGTGTACTCACCCTTATGGTCTAACTTATCGCTTCCATCGGAATCTCTATTGCATTCTCTGTTACCAAATCCTAAGAATATACAAGATCCATTACTTGACAAGAGACAAGTTGCAGAAATTAGTATCCCCTGTTATGAATTTGGACCATCGAATATGACAGTTCATCCTATAACAGGAGTGACACAAGGATATAACTGCAGAAGAAAATTCGAGAACAGACATAAGTCTATTGTATTATTGGATGCTGTTGATCACTCTTTGCTCAATATGATTCATCATTTCATATTGAAACAAGGGTATAAGGGAAAGAAAGTGAGTGTTCATGATATGACAGTGAATCATTATAAGTTCCAAGCTTGGCCTGAATTTAAGGCTAAATTTAGGAGAAGGGTATCGGCTTATGTTGTCGATTGGACGAAAGAATTGAATCCACGTTCAAAGGATCGAACCCCGGGGCTAGGATTTAGTCCTGTTGAGCCTAAAGGTTGGCCA